A part of Campylobacter ureolyticus ACS-301-V-Sch3b genomic DNA contains:
- a CDS encoding peptidylprolyl isomerase encodes MLNWMQKNRKALIPTIWISTIAFVGAGFVGWGAYSFKADSSSSVAKVGNTSITIREFQQKYNNIYNYLNSLSGGTMTSEQADKMNLDMVALSQIIQDTLKLNFANDLGIGANNEDVAKYLVSMPEFQIAGTFDEEIYKNALARIGVKPKDFESDLRKSVILDKLGHALNLSVSKEEIQALASAYFMQDRVKIDIKTLNFDDVNATDEEIKAFWEKQKDNYKTKTNYELESYLVKLDQDIDEDKIKKYWEDNKNLYLNSDDTLKTFEEAKEDVLKNYKLDITKKDANKAYIALKNGDLKTNEKLNIKEDDLDFPVNEIIGKNVNEFLKPFEYKDGYLVVKIAQINPPKTMDFEQAYEYAKNDYKDEKAKIELENLAKESLNSFDTNDKVKDLGYISRDSNITVDGLTEDETSYFINELFNTVGKTKGYIALNNKVVCYEITDQKLENPEKIAEYKESIKENISNLKNTELNQDLLNLLEKRYKIEQFYKGKSVE; translated from the coding sequence ATGTTAAATTGGATGCAAAAAAATAGAAAAGCACTAATTCCAACTATTTGGATAAGCACTATTGCTTTTGTTGGAGCAGGTTTTGTTGGATGGGGTGCGTATAGTTTTAAAGCAGATAGCTCATCTTCTGTGGCAAAAGTGGGAAATACTTCTATAACAATAAGAGAATTTCAACAAAAATATAATAATATTTATAACTATTTAAACTCACTTTCAGGCGGAACTATGACTAGTGAGCAAGCTGATAAGATGAATCTTGATATGGTTGCTTTATCACAAATAATACAAGATACATTAAAACTAAATTTTGCAAACGATTTAGGCATTGGTGCAAATAATGAAGATGTTGCTAAGTATTTGGTCTCTATGCCTGAGTTTCAAATAGCAGGAACATTTGATGAAGAAATTTATAAAAACGCCCTTGCAAGAATTGGTGTAAAACCAAAAGATTTTGAAAGTGATCTTAGAAAAAGTGTTATTCTAGATAAACTTGGTCACGCTTTAAATTTAAGTGTTTCAAAAGAAGAAATACAAGCTTTAGCAAGTGCATATTTTATGCAAGATAGAGTTAAGATAGATATAAAAACTTTAAATTTTGATGATGTTAATGCAACAGATGAAGAGATAAAAGCATTTTGGGAAAAACAAAAAGACAATTATAAAACAAAAACAAACTATGAGTTAGAAAGTTATTTGGTAAAATTAGATCAAGATATTGATGAAGACAAAATCAAAAAATACTGGGAAGATAATAAGAATTTATATCTAAACAGTGATGATACATTAAAAACTTTTGAAGAAGCAAAAGAAGATGTTTTAAAAAATTATAAACTTGATATAACTAAAAAAGATGCAAATAAAGCCTATATTGCTTTAAAAAATGGCGATTTAAAAACAAATGAAAAACTAAATATAAAAGAAGATGATTTAGACTTTCCAGTTAATGAGATAATTGGTAAAAATGTAAATGAGTTTTTAAAACCTTTTGAATACAAAGATGGTTATTTAGTAGTAAAAATAGCACAAATAAATCCTCCAAAAACTATGGATTTTGAACAAGCCTATGAATACGCTAAAAATGACTATAAAGATGAAAAAGCAAAAATAGAACTTGAAAATTTAGCAAAAGAAAGTTTAAATAGTTTTGATACAAATGATAAAGTAAAAGATCTTGGTTACATTTCAAGAGATAGCAACATAACAGTTGATGGTCTAACAGAAGATGAAACAAGCTATTTTATAAATGAACTTTTTAACACAGTTGGAAAGACAAAGGGCTATATAGCTCTTAATAATAAAGTAGTATGTTATGAAATCACAGATCAAAAACTTGAAAATCCTGAAAAAATAGCAGAGTATAAAGAGAGTATAAAAGAAAATATATCGAATTTAAAAAATACTGAATTAAATCAAGATTTACTTAATTTGCTAGAAAAAAGATATAAAATAGAACAATTCTATAAAGGTAAAAGCGTTGAATAG
- a CDS encoding class II aldolase and adducin N-terminal domain-containing protein: MDINQTTLLFQKLSLSMFRKNFFGIFHGSLSAKIASNKFMINKKDAIFDGLLEDDFVILYDKKDYRWNDASIDSDIHLNIYKNIFEAKFIAFAMPPHTVSYSLNHDYIIPKDFFGYKKFEKIKIYDPKNLDDWYERAPYEIYKTMITNKTNFLVIRGYGVVAYNRTMTNLAKEIALLDNSCKILSYEKIYT, from the coding sequence AAGCTTTCTTTATCAATGTTTAGAAAGAATTTTTTTGGTATATTTCATGGCTCGCTTTCTGCAAAAATAGCCTCAAATAAATTTATGATAAACAAAAAAGATGCAATTTTTGATGGACTTTTGGAAGATGATTTTGTTATTTTATATGATAAAAAAGATTATAGATGGAATGATGCAAGCATAGATAGCGATATTCATTTAAATATTTATAAAAATATTTTTGAAGCAAAATTTATAGCTTTTGCGATGCCGCCACACACAGTTAGTTACTCACTAAATCATGATTATATAATTCCAAAAGATTTCTTTGGTTATAAAAAATTTGAAAAAATTAAAATTTATGATCCTAAAAATTTGGATGATTGGTACGAAAGAGCGCCTTATGAAATCTATAAAACAATGATTACAAATAAGACAAATTTTTTAGTAATTAGAGGATATGGTGTTGTAGCATATAATAGAACTATGACAAATTTAGCAAAAGAAATTGCACTTTTAGACAATAGTTGTAAAATACTATCTTATGAAAAAATATATACTTAA